From a single Nostoc edaphicum CCNP1411 genomic region:
- a CDS encoding ParA family protein: MQESWQVLLKQEIKNQYVHNSDEWVDLNISTSGLLNLTVVSDRFINLSPPQRKEQISSLLKSQVPHLSPGFLSLYTLQDAHSLNLSQPQVLNATSLNTWQDLAIQAANPQNQLTAPQREASLPRTVTFYSFKGGVGRTTALTHVAWILAMRGRKVVAVDLDLEAPGLSTAFNLKPQPKYGIVDYFYERSYLPEGVEPNISIAEIFGEVRIPNATGRLFVVPAGFLNLDYVSKVDDLHATTVIDGDQSLWSVFKREIYEQLKPDIILIDSRTGINQWGALSLIQAADEAIIFLFPNEQNKQGIELLLQSLQSLKKLSINFVFSPVPDITKTGLSKVKEICKFLFERIKIVTNENNNEEDIDNYQSKIEEPLVVPYIQLIALADNYPIPALLDYYNKIANLIDEETDDLQRKNVLANSEKRWTIIESLQFPEVNAADTEHLGLIFQRTTDFEKFLDDTTCLIRGRKGTGKTALYSLFLKHKSVGQKLAHGRLDNTVFLSAHGRFQESRPTRDEFQVIHRHLQQNDGTWESFWRAYLLLRCHQEKLFKFPRNNKFSRLKEIINKLPTEGWQYEFTQALLQLSTDYDLRLIAKDVINIINQEAQKKSQKLWFLYDDLDEDFRQAGEVRQQAITGLFQLIQSCDANRLTAIRFKVFLREDIWNRLIFDNRSHFNGRDILLQWTRVDFLRLALRQVIQSQNFKNLIDKFSPIAVESIDQASEEVIDKALELLWGSRRRTGDKAKYVSRWVYERLTDSSGTTFPRSLSILLEGAKEQELSYKGKSSIQPPTDRLLRSKSLEFGLKKASEKRCDEIREEYRDLANFFESLKLKSAFLTQDELHTIWQDSAHDIADFEEFASFLSEIGIIEWREKEQRYKFADIYVYGFEMIRQGAV, encoded by the coding sequence ATGCAGGAAAGTTGGCAGGTTTTGCTAAAGCAGGAAATTAAAAATCAGTATGTGCATAATTCAGACGAATGGGTTGATTTAAATATTTCTACATCAGGTTTATTGAATTTGACTGTTGTAAGCGATCGCTTTATTAATTTATCTCCTCCCCAGCGTAAAGAGCAAATCTCAAGCTTACTTAAATCTCAGGTTCCTCATTTATCTCCTGGATTTCTATCTTTATATACGCTTCAAGACGCACACTCACTGAATCTTTCACAGCCACAGGTTTTAAATGCAACCTCACTAAACACTTGGCAAGATTTAGCTATCCAAGCAGCAAATCCGCAAAATCAATTAACCGCACCCCAGCGCGAAGCTAGTTTACCCAGGACAGTGACATTTTATTCCTTTAAAGGAGGAGTAGGACGCACTACAGCATTAACTCATGTTGCTTGGATTTTAGCAATGCGGGGACGTAAAGTTGTCGCTGTTGATTTAGATTTAGAAGCACCGGGTTTGAGTACAGCATTTAACCTCAAACCACAACCAAAATATGGAATCGTTGACTATTTTTATGAGCGTTCCTACTTACCAGAAGGGGTAGAGCCAAATATTTCAATTGCAGAAATATTTGGTGAAGTGAGAATACCGAACGCTACAGGGAGGTTATTTGTTGTTCCTGCTGGTTTTCTTAATCTTGATTATGTTTCTAAGGTTGATGATCTACATGCTACTACTGTTATTGATGGAGATCAAAGTCTTTGGTCTGTTTTTAAGCGTGAAATTTACGAACAATTAAAACCAGATATTATCTTAATTGATTCGAGAACCGGAATTAATCAATGGGGAGCTTTATCATTAATCCAAGCTGCTGACGAAGCAATCATTTTCCTTTTCCCTAACGAACAAAATAAACAGGGTATAGAACTACTTTTACAATCGCTTCAAAGCCTGAAAAAATTATCAATTAATTTTGTTTTTTCTCCTGTACCTGATATTACTAAAACAGGCTTATCTAAAGTAAAAGAAATTTGCAAATTTTTGTTTGAAAGGATAAAAATCGTAACTAATGAAAATAATAACGAGGAAGACATAGATAATTATCAATCAAAAATAGAAGAACCTTTAGTAGTTCCTTACATACAGCTAATTGCTTTGGCTGACAACTATCCTATCCCAGCTTTACTAGATTACTATAATAAAATTGCCAATTTGATTGATGAAGAAACTGATGATCTCCAACGCAAAAATGTTTTAGCTAACTCGGAAAAACGCTGGACTATTATTGAAAGCCTGCAATTTCCTGAAGTAAATGCTGCTGATACAGAACATTTGGGTCTAATATTTCAGCGTACCACTGATTTTGAAAAATTTTTAGATGATACTACCTGTTTGATAAGAGGACGAAAAGGAACAGGTAAAACTGCTCTGTATTCGCTTTTTCTAAAACACAAAAGCGTTGGTCAAAAACTGGCTCATGGACGATTAGATAATACTGTATTTTTGTCAGCACATGGTAGATTTCAGGAAAGCCGTCCCACTCGTGATGAATTCCAAGTCATCCATCGGCATTTGCAGCAAAATGATGGAACATGGGAATCTTTTTGGAGAGCTTATTTACTGCTGAGATGTCATCAAGAAAAATTATTTAAATTCCCTAGAAATAATAAATTTAGCCGATTGAAAGAAATTATTAATAAGTTACCTACAGAAGGATGGCAGTATGAATTTACCCAAGCTTTACTACAACTGTCCACTGATTATGATTTGCGACTTATCGCCAAAGATGTCATAAATATAATTAATCAAGAAGCCCAAAAAAAATCTCAAAAACTGTGGTTTCTTTACGATGATTTAGATGAAGACTTTCGTCAAGCAGGAGAAGTAAGACAGCAAGCAATCACGGGCTTATTTCAATTGATTCAGTCTTGTGATGCCAACAGATTAACAGCAATTAGGTTTAAAGTTTTCTTGAGAGAAGATATATGGAATCGCTTAATTTTTGACAATAGAAGTCATTTCAATGGACGCGATATTCTTTTACAGTGGACTAGGGTTGATTTTTTACGATTAGCACTGCGCCAAGTAATACAATCTCAAAATTTCAAGAACTTGATTGATAAATTCTCTCCTATTGCTGTTGAAAGTATTGATCAAGCTAGTGAAGAAGTGATTGATAAAGCTTTAGAATTACTTTGGGGAAGTCGTCGGAGAACAGGAGACAAAGCTAAATATGTATCCAGATGGGTTTATGAAAGATTAACAGACTCAAGTGGTACTACCTTTCCTCGAAGTTTAAGCATATTATTAGAAGGAGCAAAAGAGCAAGAATTAAGCTATAAAGGAAAATCATCAATTCAACCACCTACCGACCGCTTACTGCGAAGTAAATCTTTAGAATTCGGGTTAAAGAAAGCATCAGAAAAACGCTGTGATGAAATCCGAGAGGAATATCGTGATTTGGCTAATTTTTTTGAATCCCTTAAGCTTAAATCAGCCTTTTTAACTCAAGATGAGTTACATACTATATGGCAAGATTCAGCACATGATATAGCAGATTTTGAAGAATTTGCTTCTTTTTTAAGTGAAATTGGCATTATTGAATGGCGCGAAAAAGAACAACGCTATAAATTTGCGGATATCTATGTATATGGTTTTGAAATGATTCGCCAAGGTGCAGTATAA
- the asnS gene encoding asparagine--tRNA ligase, whose product MANRRIAEILRSGQPDESLQVQGWVRTKRESKGFAFIEVNDGSSLANLQVVINQDLPDYEAILKKLNTGAAVEATGVLVASLGKGQRIELKAKTVKVYGEADPDTYPLQKKRHSFEFLRTIGHLRSRTNSFGAVFRVRNACSAAIHQFFQERGFLWVHTPIITASDCEGAGELFSVTSLDLKNIPRTENQAVDYSQDFFAKPTYLTVSGQLEAEVMAMAFSNVYTFGPTFRAENSNTSRHLAEFWMVEPEMAFCDLEGDMDLAEAFLKHIFKYVLETCPEDMEFFNERIDKSVLTTAENIINNQFERLTYTEAIKLLEKADVKFEYPVSWGLDLQSEHERYLAEQQFKKPVIVTDYPAQIKAFYMRLNDDEKTVRAMDILAPKIGEIVGGSQREERLEVLERRVLAQGLNPEDLWWYLDLRRYGTVPHAGFGLGFERLVQFMTGMGNIRDVIPFPRTPQSAEF is encoded by the coding sequence ATGGCAAATCGACGGATTGCAGAAATATTGCGAAGTGGCCAACCTGATGAATCCCTCCAAGTGCAAGGCTGGGTGCGGACGAAACGCGAATCTAAAGGGTTTGCTTTTATTGAAGTCAATGACGGCTCATCACTAGCTAATTTGCAAGTCGTCATCAATCAGGATTTGCCAGATTACGAAGCTATCTTGAAAAAATTGAATACGGGTGCGGCTGTGGAAGCGACAGGGGTACTAGTGGCTTCCCTTGGTAAAGGACAACGGATTGAGTTGAAAGCCAAGACAGTGAAAGTTTACGGCGAAGCTGATCCCGATACATATCCCCTGCAAAAGAAACGCCATTCCTTTGAGTTTCTGCGAACCATTGGACATTTGCGATCGCGGACTAATTCTTTTGGTGCAGTTTTCCGCGTCAGAAATGCTTGTTCAGCAGCAATTCACCAATTCTTCCAAGAAAGAGGCTTTTTGTGGGTACATACACCCATCATTACTGCTAGCGATTGCGAAGGCGCTGGTGAACTGTTTAGCGTTACCAGTTTAGATTTAAAGAATATTCCCCGCACAGAAAATCAAGCAGTAGATTACAGCCAAGACTTTTTTGCTAAACCCACATATTTAACAGTTAGCGGCCAGTTGGAAGCGGAAGTGATGGCGATGGCGTTTTCTAACGTCTACACCTTTGGCCCTACCTTCCGTGCAGAAAATTCCAACACCTCGCGCCACCTCGCAGAATTTTGGATGGTTGAGCCAGAAATGGCTTTTTGTGACTTAGAAGGAGATATGGATTTAGCTGAGGCGTTTCTCAAACACATTTTTAAATATGTATTGGAAACTTGCCCAGAAGATATGGAATTTTTCAATGAACGCATTGATAAATCTGTGTTGACAACAGCCGAAAATATTATTAATAATCAGTTTGAACGGTTAACTTACACAGAAGCCATCAAACTCTTAGAAAAAGCTGATGTTAAATTTGAATATCCAGTGAGTTGGGGTTTAGATTTACAATCAGAACACGAACGCTATCTCGCTGAACAGCAGTTTAAAAAGCCAGTAATTGTTACAGATTACCCAGCGCAAATCAAAGCATTTTATATGCGCTTGAATGACGATGAAAAAACCGTCCGGGCAATGGATATTCTCGCACCAAAAATTGGCGAAATTGTCGGTGGTTCCCAGCGCGAAGAACGCCTAGAAGTTTTAGAACGCCGTGTATTAGCGCAAGGATTAAACCCAGAAGACTTGTGGTGGTATCTGGATTTGCGTCGTTATGGTACTGTTCCTCATGCGGGTTTTGGGTTGGGTTTTGAACGACTCGTGCAATTTATGACTGGTATGGGAAATATTCGTGATGTGATTCCGTTTCCGCGTACACCGCAAAGTGCTGAGTTTTAG
- the groL gene encoding chaperonin GroEL (60 kDa chaperone family; promotes refolding of misfolded polypeptides especially under stressful conditions; forms two stacked rings of heptamers to form a barrel-shaped 14mer; ends can be capped by GroES; misfolded proteins enter the barrel where they are refolded when GroES binds), whose translation MAKRIIYNENARRALERGIDILAEAVAVTLGPKGRNVVLEKKFGAPQIVNDGVTIAKEIELEDHIENTGVALIRQAASKTNDAAGDGTTTATVLAHAIVKEGLRNVAAGANAISLKRGIDKATAFLVDKIKEHARPVEDSKAIAQVGAISAGNDEEVGQMIAQAMDKVGKEGVISLEEGKSMFTELEITEGMRFDKGYISPYFATDPERMEAVFDEPFILLTDKKIALVQDLVPVLEQVARAGRPLVIIAEDIEKEALATLVVNRLRGVLNVAAVKAPGFGDRRKALLEDIAVLTGGQLITEDAGLKLDNTKLDSLGKARRITITKDSTTIVAEGNEAAVKARVEQIRRQIDETESSYDKEKLQERLAKLSGGVAVVKVGAATETEMKDKKLRLEDAINATKAAVEEGIVPGGGTTLAHLAPELEVWAKSNLKDEELIGALIVVRALPAPLKRIAENAGQNGAVIAERVKEKEFNVGYNAATNEFVDLLEAGIVDPAKVTRSALQNAASIAGMVLTTECIIVDKPEPKDGAPAGAGAGGGDFDY comes from the coding sequence ATGGCAAAGCGCATTATCTACAACGAAAACGCCCGTCGCGCCTTGGAACGAGGCATTGACATCCTGGCTGAGGCTGTAGCTGTTACCCTTGGCCCCAAAGGTCGTAACGTAGTTCTAGAAAAGAAGTTTGGCGCACCGCAAATTGTCAATGACGGTGTAACGATCGCCAAAGAAATCGAATTAGAAGACCACATTGAAAACACTGGTGTAGCTTTGATTCGTCAAGCTGCTTCTAAGACTAATGATGCTGCGGGCGATGGCACCACAACTGCTACCGTTTTAGCTCATGCGATCGTCAAAGAAGGCTTGCGGAACGTTGCAGCCGGTGCTAACGCAATTTCCCTGAAGCGTGGTATTGACAAAGCTACTGCCTTTTTGGTAGACAAAATCAAAGAACACGCCCGTCCAGTGGAAGATTCCAAAGCCATTGCCCAAGTTGGTGCGATCTCGGCTGGTAATGACGAAGAAGTTGGTCAGATGATTGCCCAAGCAATGGACAAGGTGGGCAAGGAAGGCGTAATTTCCCTAGAAGAAGGGAAATCTATGTTCACCGAGTTGGAAATCACTGAAGGGATGCGCTTTGACAAAGGCTATATCTCTCCTTATTTCGCTACTGACCCTGAGCGGATGGAAGCGGTTTTTGATGAGCCTTTCATACTGCTGACCGATAAGAAAATCGCTTTGGTACAAGACCTTGTGCCAGTATTAGAGCAAGTGGCTCGTGCTGGTCGTCCTTTGGTGATTATCGCCGAAGATATTGAAAAAGAAGCTTTGGCAACCTTGGTAGTAAACCGTTTGCGCGGTGTACTCAACGTGGCTGCTGTTAAGGCTCCTGGCTTTGGCGATCGCCGCAAAGCACTACTAGAAGACATCGCTGTTTTAACTGGTGGTCAACTAATCACCGAAGATGCTGGTCTGAAGCTAGATAACACCAAGCTGGATAGCCTGGGTAAAGCTCGCCGGATCACCATTACCAAAGACAGCACCACAATTGTTGCCGAAGGTAACGAAGCTGCTGTTAAGGCTCGTGTAGAACAGATTCGTCGTCAAATCGATGAAACCGAATCTTCTTACGATAAAGAGAAATTACAAGAGCGTCTTGCTAAACTCTCTGGTGGTGTTGCTGTAGTGAAAGTGGGTGCAGCAACCGAAACCGAAATGAAAGACAAGAAGTTGCGCCTAGAAGACGCTATCAATGCCACCAAAGCTGCTGTGGAAGAAGGTATCGTTCCTGGTGGTGGTACAACTCTGGCTCACCTTGCTCCTGAATTGGAAGTTTGGGCAAAGAGCAATCTTAAAGATGAAGAGTTGATTGGTGCGTTGATTGTCGTTCGCGCCTTACCTGCACCTCTGAAGCGGATTGCTGAAAACGCCGGTCAGAATGGTGCTGTAATCGCTGAACGCGTGAAAGAGAAAGAATTCAACGTTGGCTACAATGCTGCAACAAACGAATTCGTCGATTTGTTAGAGGCTGGTATTGTTGACCCTGCGAAAGTGACTCGTTCTGCTCTGCAAAACGCTGCTTCTATCGCTGGCATGGTGTTGACAACCGAATGTATCATAGTTGACAAGCCTGAGCCTAAGGATGGCGCTCCTGCTGGCGCTGGTGCTGGCGGCGGTGACTTCGATTACTAA
- a CDS encoding Rpn family recombination-promoting nuclease/putative transposase, with protein MYDNICKFIAENFKDDLATWLLGSPIKLTELSPTELSNEPIRADSLILLQSDDLVLHTEFQTDPDEDIPFRMLDYRVRVYRRFPNKQMRQIVIYLRKTSSELVRENTFRLNNTYHQFEVIRLWEQPTDRFMSIPGLLPFAVLSQTNDPTMVLTQVAKAVEAISDRQLQRNIAAASGILAGLVLKKDVIKKIFRSEIMRESVIYQEILEEGEAKGKAEGKAEGKAETTRKLALNLLRIGMSLEQIAQVTELSIEQVQVLQEEIQKS; from the coding sequence ATGTATGACAACATTTGCAAATTCATTGCTGAAAACTTCAAAGATGACTTAGCAACATGGTTACTAGGTTCACCAATTAAATTAACAGAACTAAGCCCCACAGAATTATCAAACGAACCGATTCGTGCTGACTCGCTAATACTATTACAATCAGATGACTTAGTTCTGCATACCGAATTTCAAACCGACCCTGACGAAGATATTCCCTTTCGGATGTTAGATTATCGAGTTAGGGTTTATCGCCGCTTTCCTAACAAACAAATGCGTCAAATAGTAATCTATTTGAGAAAGACAAGTTCAGAATTAGTCAGGGAAAACACTTTTAGATTAAACAACACTTACCATCAGTTTGAGGTAATACGCCTGTGGGAACAACCAACAGACAGGTTTATGAGTATTCCAGGTCTATTACCCTTTGCCGTGCTAAGTCAGACAAACGATCCTACAATGGTATTAACCCAAGTAGCCAAAGCAGTTGAAGCAATTAGCGATCGCCAGCTACAAAGAAATATAGCTGCTGCCAGTGGCATTTTAGCAGGTCTGGTGTTAAAGAAGGATGTAATTAAGAAAATTTTCAGGAGTGAGATTATGCGCGAATCAGTCATTTATCAAGAAATCCTAGAAGAAGGCGAAGCTAAAGGCAAAGCAGAAGGTAAAGCAGAAGGTAAAGCAGAAACAACAAGAAAATTGGCTTTAAATTTGCTGCGAATTGGAATGAGTTTAGAACAAATTGCTCAAGTTACTGAATTATCTATTGAGCAAGTTCAAGTTTTGCAAGAGGAGATTCAAAAATCTTAA
- a CDS encoding NIL domain-containing protein codes for MAIPNKQVKSNTDILDNRRTQTRIQVRIPKDLHEEPVISRLVSHYGITVIIADAQVSANVPQYSCFDLELRGTVSQIESALTYLDELDLEVLHQSSPEEDGW; via the coding sequence ATGGCAATTCCAAATAAACAAGTAAAATCTAATACTGATATTTTAGATAATAGACGCACCCAAACTCGCATCCAGGTTCGTATTCCTAAAGACTTGCATGAGGAACCAGTCATTTCACGACTGGTTTCTCACTACGGTATCACAGTCATTATTGCTGATGCTCAGGTAAGCGCAAACGTGCCACAATATAGCTGCTTCGATCTGGAACTACGGGGCACTGTTTCCCAGATTGAAAGTGCCTTGACTTACCTGGATGAACTGGATTTAGAAGTTTTGCACCAATCCAGCCCTGAAGAAGATGGTTGGTAA
- a CDS encoding serine/threonine protein kinase has product MTYCINPNCPKPVDPVNANNLICRNCGSEILLQGRYRVIKQLGQGGFGNTFEVDECGKTKVLKVLTENNPKAIELFQQEAKVLSQLNSAGIPKVEPDGYFTVLPKNSSVPMHCLAMEKIEGVNLEQWMEFRNYQRLSEAQALNWLKQLVEILALVHAHQYFHRDIKPQNIMLRPSGQLVLIDFGAVRQVTTTIVAGNSHTRIFSQGYSPPEQQNGYSVQQSDFFALGRTFIFLLTGKEPQDKAIYDPLTNELHWRNYAVNISPFLADLIDHLMAYTANQRPENTGVILQKLKDIEQGLNQIHIFKNTTKSQSKNSVSGTVAVSPGKPVTTTAKQTQKSFNWWTLMIGLFLAPSIIYVLNQNNNQDVFKNVDTTPISPSISNSSPVIPISKSTPAKPQIKPSPVNVVSSEDVEAEKARREEIEKQKRQAALKAEQERQSAIRKERAAKEAEKEREAETEKRELEAAILAQLKEQAALREKQKRQATIQAENAKQALRKKSQTTIVTVPKKRQLSTKGKVTRKKPENIQRANNNVVNAAKPWETTYTMPKSSDELEQVIREGNQ; this is encoded by the coding sequence ATGACCTATTGTATAAATCCCAATTGTCCAAAACCTGTTGACCCAGTGAATGCAAACAACCTTATTTGCCGTAATTGTGGGTCAGAAATATTGTTGCAAGGTCGCTATCGGGTAATCAAACAACTAGGACAAGGTGGCTTTGGTAATACTTTTGAAGTTGACGAGTGTGGGAAAACTAAAGTTTTAAAAGTGCTGACTGAGAATAATCCCAAAGCTATTGAACTGTTTCAGCAGGAAGCAAAGGTTTTAAGTCAGCTAAACAGTGCGGGTATTCCCAAGGTAGAACCAGATGGTTATTTTACTGTTTTACCTAAAAATAGCTCTGTACCAATGCACTGTTTAGCAATGGAGAAAATTGAAGGCGTAAATTTAGAGCAGTGGATGGAATTTCGTAATTATCAACGTCTTTCTGAAGCTCAAGCTCTCAATTGGCTAAAACAACTTGTAGAAATTCTCGCTTTAGTACACGCTCATCAATATTTTCACCGTGATATTAAGCCTCAGAATATCATGCTGCGACCAAGTGGGCAGCTTGTCTTAATTGATTTTGGTGCAGTTCGACAAGTCACGACAACCATTGTGGCGGGAAATTCCCATACCAGAATTTTTTCACAAGGCTATTCACCGCCAGAGCAACAAAACGGTTATTCGGTACAGCAGTCAGACTTTTTTGCATTGGGACGGACTTTTATTTTTCTGCTCACAGGTAAAGAACCCCAGGATAAAGCTATTTATGATCCTCTGACTAATGAGTTGCATTGGCGAAACTATGCAGTTAACATTTCTCCTTTTTTAGCAGACTTAATCGACCATTTGATGGCTTATACTGCAAATCAGCGTCCTGAAAATACCGGAGTTATTTTACAGAAATTAAAGGACATTGAACAAGGATTAAATCAAATTCATATTTTCAAAAACACTACAAAGAGTCAATCTAAGAATAGTGTTTCTGGGACTGTTGCAGTTAGTCCAGGTAAACCAGTCACAACAACGGCTAAACAAACTCAAAAAAGTTTTAACTGGTGGACATTAATGATTGGTTTATTTTTAGCTCCTTCTATTATTTATGTATTAAATCAAAATAATAATCAAGATGTTTTTAAAAATGTAGACACAACACCTATTAGTCCTAGTATTTCTAATTCATCACCAGTTATTCCCATTTCTAAATCTACTCCAGCTAAACCACAAATTAAACCAAGTCCGGTAAATGTAGTTTCATCTGAAGACGTGGAAGCTGAAAAAGCGAGAAGGGAAGAAATAGAAAAACAAAAACGTCAAGCTGCTTTGAAAGCTGAACAGGAGAGACAATCAGCTATTAGAAAAGAAAGAGCAGCTAAAGAAGCAGAGAAAGAACGAGAAGCTGAGACAGAGAAAAGAGAACTTGAGGCTGCTATATTGGCACAACTGAAAGAACAAGCTGCACTGCGAGAGAAACAAAAAAGACAAGCAACCATACAAGCTGAAAATGCTAAACAAGCTTTGCGAAAAAAATCACAAACAACAATTGTGACAGTTCCAAAGAAACGACAATTATCTACTAAAGGAAAAGTTACAAGGAAGAAACCAGAAAATATACAACGTGCAAATAATAATGTAGTTAATGCTGCTAAACCTTGGGAAACTACATATACCATGCCTAAATCTTCCGATGAATTAGAACAAGTAATTAGAGAGGGAAATCAATGA
- a CDS encoding ATP-binding protein, whose amino-acid sequence MITISLRPVGRYWGTISFASTLYLCPILDLLLAEIPAKLQAELRLGLQEALVNAAKHGNNLDPSKTVVVRFSLIDNQYWWIISDQGSGFTPSSTSNEEPTDYLPPDESENGRGLCLLHQIFDQVEWNRKGTELRLCKQMENRRGLSLRR is encoded by the coding sequence GTGATTACTATTTCACTCCGTCCAGTTGGACGTTATTGGGGCACTATTAGTTTTGCCTCAACCCTCTACCTTTGTCCCATATTAGATTTATTGCTGGCAGAAATTCCAGCAAAATTACAAGCAGAACTGCGGTTAGGACTTCAAGAAGCCCTAGTAAATGCAGCTAAACACGGAAATAATCTTGATCCAAGTAAAACAGTTGTAGTTCGTTTTTCCTTAATAGATAATCAATATTGGTGGATAATATCAGACCAGGGTAGTGGCTTTACTCCCTCATCTACAAGTAATGAAGAACCAACAGACTATCTTCCACCAGATGAGTCAGAAAATGGTCGTGGTTTATGTCTTCTGCATCAAATTTTTGATCAGGTAGAGTGGAACCGCAAAGGCACAGAATTGAGGCTTTGTAAACAAATGGAAAATCGCCGCGGATTATCTCTGCGACGGTAA
- the groES gene encoding co-chaperone GroES — protein sequence MAALSLSVSTVKPLGDRVFVKVSASEEKTAGGLYLPDTAKEKPQVGEVVALGPGKRNDDGNRQELEIKVGDKVLYSKYAGTDIKLGTEEYVLLSEKDILAVVI from the coding sequence ATGGCTGCTTTATCTCTAAGCGTTTCTACAGTTAAACCTTTAGGCGATCGCGTTTTCGTAAAAGTGAGCGCCTCTGAGGAAAAGACCGCAGGTGGTCTGTATTTGCCCGATACCGCCAAGGAAAAACCCCAGGTAGGGGAAGTAGTGGCCCTTGGCCCTGGCAAGCGTAATGACGATGGAAACCGTCAGGAATTGGAAATTAAAGTCGGCGATAAGGTGCTGTACTCTAAGTACGCCGGCACTGACATCAAGCTCGGCACTGAAGAATATGTACTGCTTTCTGAAAAAGATATTTTAGCAGTTGTTATCTAG
- a CDS encoding type II toxin-antitoxin system HicB family antitoxin, protein MERLLNIHIEKLPEGVYLATSDELQGLVAQGRTFAETLEIARDVARKLLEAIS, encoded by the coding sequence ATGGAAAGATTGCTAAACATCCACATTGAGAAATTACCTGAAGGCGTTTATTTAGCAACATCTGATGAGCTTCAAGGTTTAGTAGCTCAAGGACGAACTTTTGCTGAAACTTTAGAAATTGCTCGTGATGTAGCGCGTAAGTTATTAGAAGCAATATCTTGA
- a CDS encoding DUF6439 family protein: MSQSTQLSQTSQLNELTTLELAQALMERLSISPNDWHRLKSNRNSRANEQVAAAIVYLLKNQPQEAQARLEQAIGWLDRSISAPPCPTHGKS; this comes from the coding sequence ATGTCCCAATCTACCCAGCTGTCTCAAACCAGTCAACTGAATGAACTTACTACTCTGGAACTAGCTCAAGCCCTGATGGAAAGACTGAGTATTTCCCCTAACGATTGGCATCGCCTCAAGTCTAACCGCAATTCCCGCGCTAATGAACAAGTGGCAGCAGCTATTGTGTATCTTTTAAAGAATCAGCCACAAGAAGCTCAAGCTAGATTAGAACAAGCAATTGGCTGGTTAGATCGCTCTATTTCTGCGCCTCCCTGTCCAACTCACGGAAAAAGCTAA
- a CDS encoding response regulator transcription factor, with product MDRSATSATAMKEPSMKDHKRLLLIDDDPNLILLVKDYLEFRGYEVITAENGREALEILEQDVPDMIICDVMMPEMDGYTFVEQVRQNERTSWIPVLFLSAKGQSADRVKGLNKGADVYMVKPFEPEELVAQVESSLKQTIRWKEHQAKGGENGSRIQVPFDVQLTPTELKVVQFVARGLANREIAEELNVSQRTVESHVSNMLGKTNLHNRTELARWAIENQMA from the coding sequence ATGGACCGAAGCGCGACAAGTGCCACTGCTATGAAAGAGCCCAGCATGAAAGATCACAAACGACTTCTATTGATTGATGATGACCCTAACCTCATCTTGCTGGTGAAGGATTACTTGGAATTCCGGGGATATGAAGTCATCACCGCTGAAAATGGACGTGAAGCTCTGGAAATTTTAGAGCAAGATGTTCCAGACATGATCATCTGCGATGTGATGATGCCGGAAATGGACGGATATACTTTTGTGGAACAAGTCCGGCAAAACGAACGCACCAGCTGGATTCCGGTTCTTTTCCTTTCAGCTAAGGGACAAAGTGCAGACCGAGTTAAGGGTCTGAATAAAGGTGCTGATGTTTATATGGTCAAGCCCTTTGAGCCAGAAGAACTCGTAGCCCAAGTTGAATCCTCGCTGAAACAAACTATCCGTTGGAAAGAACACCAAGCAAAAGGAGGCGAAAACGGCTCCCGTATCCAGGTTCCCTTCGATGTACAGTTAACCCCAACTGAACTAAAAGTAGTTCAGTTTGTTGCTAGGGGTTTAGCTAACCGTGAAATTGCTGAAGAACTCAATGTTAGTCAGCGCACGGTTGAAAGCCATGTGTCCAATATGTTGGGCAAAACCAATCTCCACAACCGCACTGAACTAGCGCGGTGGGCGATTGAAAATCAAATGGCCTAA